The following proteins come from a genomic window of Musa acuminata AAA Group cultivar baxijiao chromosome BXJ1-7, Cavendish_Baxijiao_AAA, whole genome shotgun sequence:
- the LOC135679965 gene encoding protein MONOCULM 1-like, protein MLSSLKTDGGGAQDTHLHPDPHHPNPQPGLISSTVNARQLLISCAELVHCGDLPAAERAISILTAAAAPYGDSIDRLIRQFCRALSVRIGRVSPSAASLGSLQSSYLLFNQMTPFLRFSHLTANQAILEAVDGHRHIHILDFDTYYGLQWPPLLQAIADRSDPGDPPFIRISGTGSSLETLQRTGDRLRNFAHSLGLEFQFHPLLLPPSVHSTNTSYNFTPSCLQFHPSETLVVNCVLFLHKLQREDGNDDGSRKLQAFLRTIRVMNPSVVTVAERETVHSSRSFMQRFVEALDYYTAVFEALEATLPPTSEERMAVEQVWLGREIESIVGGEGDGRRERHERWDSLMRDAGFSSLAPSTFAVSQARLLLRLHYPSEGYQLQLVRDSFLLGWHSRHLFSVSSWH, encoded by the coding sequence ATGCTTAGTTCACTCAAGACCGATGGAGGAGGAGCTCAAGATACCCACCTTCATCCCGATCCTCACCATCCGAATCCTCAACCTGGCCTGATCTCCTCGACTGTCAATGCACGGCAATTACTGATCAGCTGTGCCGAGCTCGTCCACTGCGGCGACCTCCCCGCTGCTGAACGTGCGATCTCCATCCTCACCGCAGCAGCAGCCCCCTATGGCGACTCCATCGACCGCCTCATCCGCCAGTTCTGCCGTGCCCTCTCTGTACGCATTGGCAGGGTTTCTCCTTCCGCCGCCTCCTTGGGGTCCCTCCAATCATCCTACTTGTTGTTCAATCAGATGACCCCATTCCTCCGCTTCTCGCACCTCACTGCAAACCAGGCCATCCTTGAGGCTGTGGATGGCCACCGCCACATCCACATCCTCGACTTCGACACCTACTACGGCCTGCAGTGGCCGCCCCTCCTCCAGGCCATCGCCGACCGCTCTGACCCTGGTGATCCTCCCTTCATCCGTATCTCTGGCACCGGAAGCAGCCTCGAAACCCTCCAACGCACCGGTGACCGGCTTCgaaatttcgcccactctttgggCCTAGAATTCCAGTTCCAccctcttctcctccctccttCCGTTCACTCCACTAACACCAGTTACAATTTCACCCCATCTTGTTTACAATTCCATCCCAGCGAGACTCTTGTAGTGAACTGTGTGCTGTTCTTGCACAAGCTACAGAGAGAGGACGGAAATGACGATGGATCTCGGAAGCTGCAGGCATTTCTTCGAACTATACGAGTGATGAACCCATCGGTGGTCACGGTGGCAGAGAGAGAAACAGTACACAGCTCGCGGAGCTTCATGCAGAGGTTCGTGGAGGCCCTGGACTACTACACGGCAGTGTTCGAGGCATTGGAGGCGACGCTGCCTCCGACAAGCGAGGAGAGAATGGCGGTGGAGCAGGTGTGGCTGGGGCGGGAGATCGAAAGCATCGTGGGTGGGGAGGGCGACGGGCGGAGGGAGCGGCACGAGCGGTGGGATAGTCTAATGCGCGATGCCggattctcgagtctcgctcccaGCACCTTCGCCGTGTCGCAGGCGCGGCTGCTGCTCCGCTTGCATTATCCTTCAGAAGGGTATCAGCTCCAACTGGTGAGGGATTCCTTTCTCTTGGGTTGGCACAGCAGGCACCTCTTCTCTGTGTCTTCTTGGCACTAA